Proteins from one Scleropages formosus chromosome 14, fSclFor1.1, whole genome shotgun sequence genomic window:
- the akap14 gene encoding A-kinase anchor protein 14, whose protein sequence is MEVERTASQVVHTEQDLEKGSEKGSTFEIHNIEWISCGGFTAELGKKQIKEYISTWEVGPSWLYSLKFLEEKDLEFRKQYHYRVQWSTPTPSVPIPRATACVYFVIEVSKIKPQNTPVEVYYLVESNQLQHRPGKIRFREKWLKDVIESKILLQDTVTF, encoded by the exons ATGGAAGTGGAAAGAACCGCGTCCCAGGTGGTGCACACTGAGCAAGACCTTGAGAAGGGATCCGAAAAAG GCTCCACTTTCGAAATACACAATATCGAGTGGATCAGTTGCGGAGGTTTTACAGCAGAGCTCGGGAAGAAGCAAATAAAAGAGtacatcagt ACATGGGAAGTGGGGCCCAGCTGGTTGTACAGTTTAAAGTTCCTGGAAGAGAAGGATCTGGAATTCCGTAAACAGTACCACTACAGGGTCCAATGGAGCACCCCGACACCAAGTGTGCCCATCCCCAGGGCCACCGCCTGTGTGTACTTTGTCATTGAGGTCTCCAAGATCAAGCCCCAG AAcactccagttgaggtgtactaTCTTGTGGAGTCAAACCAGTTACAACACAG ACCAGGAAAAATACGGTTCAGAGAAAAATGGCTGAAAGATGTTATAGAAAGCAAGATCCTACTTCAAGACACAGTCACTTTCTAA
- the LOC108931025 gene encoding putative defense protein Hdd11 isoform X2, with the protein MTTGRLHCVLVLSHGLGLPTGAPTSACKDMMPRHAGVQPQPAPVPYTIHTSSRSFQANQPVTVAIKGPDYTGILLEARSGNSADALGTWQIPPANTRFLQCSHNPQGAITHANTNVKNSSTTYTWMPPDGVSNIYFKATVAQQRTVYWLNVRSETLARSSNGGVLLAAGGSSAVWDQGGLLVLIANILLILFFPS; encoded by the exons ATGACAACCGGTCGCCTTCATTGTGTCTTG gtgctctctCATGGGTTAGGTTTGCCTACTGGGGCCCCGACCTCTGCGTGCAAGGATATGATGCCACGGCATGCAGGGGTGCAGCCCCAGCCAGCCCCAGTCCCCTACACCATACACACCAGCAGCCGAAGCTTCCAGGCAAACCAGCCAGTCACAG TTGCTATTAAGGGACCAGACTATACAGGTATTCTGCTGGAAGCTCGCAGTGGCAACAGCGCTGATGCCCTGGGCACGTGGCAGATCCCTCCAGCCAACACCAGATTCCTGCAG TGTTCACATAACCCACAAGGAGCCATCACCCACGCCAACACTAATGTGAAGAACAGCTCAACAACGTACACTTGGATGCCCCCAGATGGGGTCAGCAACATTTATTTCAA GGCAACAGTTGCTCAACAGCGTACAGTTTACTGGTTGAATGTAAGATCAGAGACGCTGGCCAGGA GTTCGAATGGGGGTGTCCTTTTGGCTGCAGGTGGAAGCTCTGCAGTGTGGGACCAAGGAGGGCTGCTCGTCCTCATTGCCAACATTCTGTTAATCCTGTTCTTCCCCAGCTAG
- the LOC108931025 gene encoding putative defense protein Hdd11 isoform X1 has translation MGTVLIGVLVLQVLSHGLGLPTGAPTSACKDMMPRHAGVQPQPAPVPYTIHTSSRSFQANQPVTVAIKGPDYTGILLEARSGNSADALGTWQIPPANTRFLQCSHNPQGAITHANTNVKNSSTTYTWMPPDGVSNIYFKATVAQQRTVYWLNVRSETLARSSNGGVLLAAGGSSAVWDQGGLLVLIANILLILFFPS, from the exons ATGGGTACTGTGCTGATTGGGGTCTtggttctccaggtgctctctCATGGGTTAGGTTTGCCTACTGGGGCCCCGACCTCTGCGTGCAAGGATATGATGCCACGGCATGCAGGGGTGCAGCCCCAGCCAGCCCCAGTCCCCTACACCATACACACCAGCAGCCGAAGCTTCCAGGCAAACCAGCCAGTCACAG TTGCTATTAAGGGACCAGACTATACAGGTATTCTGCTGGAAGCTCGCAGTGGCAACAGCGCTGATGCCCTGGGCACGTGGCAGATCCCTCCAGCCAACACCAGATTCCTGCAG TGTTCACATAACCCACAAGGAGCCATCACCCACGCCAACACTAATGTGAAGAACAGCTCAACAACGTACACTTGGATGCCCCCAGATGGGGTCAGCAACATTTATTTCAA GGCAACAGTTGCTCAACAGCGTACAGTTTACTGGTTGAATGTAAGATCAGAGACGCTGGCCAGGA GTTCGAATGGGGGTGTCCTTTTGGCTGCAGGTGGAAGCTCTGCAGTGTGGGACCAAGGAGGGCTGCTCGTCCTCATTGCCAACATTCTGTTAATCCTGTTCTTCCCCAGCTAG
- the LOC108931025 gene encoding putative defense protein Hdd11 isoform X3 produces MMPRHAGVQPQPAPVPYTIHTSSRSFQANQPVTVAIKGPDYTGILLEARSGNSADALGTWQIPPANTRFLQCSHNPQGAITHANTNVKNSSTTYTWMPPDGVSNIYFKATVAQQRTVYWLNVRSETLARSSNGGVLLAAGGSSAVWDQGGLLVLIANILLILFFPS; encoded by the exons ATGATGCCACGGCATGCAGGGGTGCAGCCCCAGCCAGCCCCAGTCCCCTACACCATACACACCAGCAGCCGAAGCTTCCAGGCAAACCAGCCAGTCACAG TTGCTATTAAGGGACCAGACTATACAGGTATTCTGCTGGAAGCTCGCAGTGGCAACAGCGCTGATGCCCTGGGCACGTGGCAGATCCCTCCAGCCAACACCAGATTCCTGCAG TGTTCACATAACCCACAAGGAGCCATCACCCACGCCAACACTAATGTGAAGAACAGCTCAACAACGTACACTTGGATGCCCCCAGATGGGGTCAGCAACATTTATTTCAA GGCAACAGTTGCTCAACAGCGTACAGTTTACTGGTTGAATGTAAGATCAGAGACGCTGGCCAGGA GTTCGAATGGGGGTGTCCTTTTGGCTGCAGGTGGAAGCTCTGCAGTGTGGGACCAAGGAGGGCTGCTCGTCCTCATTGCCAACATTCTGTTAATCCTGTTCTTCCCCAGCTAG